Genomic DNA from Theobroma cacao cultivar B97-61/B2 chromosome 3, Criollo_cocoa_genome_V2, whole genome shotgun sequence:
TCTGGTTGGAAATTAAGAATAGGAGTGAGTTGATAAGGCAACACATAGATATGTACGTGTCAAGCTTGATGCGACAACATCTTCCAGGTGTCCCACATAAGTCCAAGTCCTCTCTGTCTAATTTAAGCTAATCCACTTCCACTTCTCAGCCATGCACACACTCCGGGCTCAGCAATTTTCTCCTTTTGGGACCTTCCCccgcttcttctttttcatcgTTTGCAACGTGAAGGAAGTCGCAGTGCAGATAGTAAAGTTTTCACAATCTAAAGCTGATTTAAATAAGCTGAAAAGATCGATCCTATAAAGACAGTGATAAGAATTAAGGGAGGTGGAGGTAGAGGGTAAACATGCCACCTCGCAGATACGCATTTGGGAGGTCTGATGAGGCCACTCATCCAGACTCTATGAGAGCCACCTTGGCTGAATTTCTCTCCACTCTCATTTTCGTCTTTGCCGGCGAAGGCTCAATTCTTGCTCTTGGTATATTATGTCTTTAACTACTCTAAACCTTATTAAGTTTGCTTTATTAACTTGACCACTTTTGGAGTGATACTGATTATTAGTTTCATCTGTTTCTTACAGACAAGATGTACAAGGATGCCAGTACAACGCCTGCAGGACTGGTGATGGTGGCACTTGCGCACGCCCTGTCGCTGTTTTCAGGGGTGGCAGTCAGCTTTAACGTTTCCGGTGGCCACGTCAACCCAGCAGTCACCTTTGGTGCGCTTCTGGGAGGAAGGATCTCGTTTATCCGTGCTGTTTACTACTGGGTTGCTCAGCTCTTAGGTGCTATTGTGGCTTGTCTCTTGCTGCTGGTCACTGCTGGAATGGTAGTACATTAAGTTTAAATATATCATGAAGTACtgtcttttaattttgagGTCTCCACATATATTGAGTGTGTGTGGATTTTTGGTTTTCAGCGGCCGGCGGGGTTCACTGTGGCGTCTGGAGTTGGGGAGTTACGTGGTCTTGTACTAGAGATAGTGCTCACATATGGTTTGGTGTACACTGTATATGCAACAGCAATTGATCCCAAGAGAGGAAGCCTGGGGACAATAGCACCGCTGGCCATAGGCTTAATCGTTGGAGCTAACATCCTGGTAGGCGGGCCATTTGATGGAGCAGCCATGAACCCGGCCAGGGCCTTTGGTCCTGCCTTGGTAGGATGGAGGTGGAACAATCACTGGATCTACTGGGTGGGTCCGTTGCTTGGGGGAGGTTTAGCTGGTCTCATATACGAGTACATGATCATCCCCGCAGAGCCTCCACACCACACTCACCAGCCCTTGGCCCCTGAAGATTACTagtcattttcattaaatatctTGTGCTTCGGGAGGTTTTGAACttgctttttttaattttctgtgTATGGTACCTCTTGcatctttcttcttaatttgTCAGTGCTTTTCTGCTCTGTTTGTGTATCAATTTCTTAGATGTTTGTATGCATTTTCATGACAAGAATAAAAAGGGTGTAGTGCTGTAGTCTTTGTTAAAAACATTGCCTCTCAAATCTCAATCTTCATAGATCCAAAATCTCAATCTTAATAGGTACAAGCATCCGAGCATTATTAATTGGTACATAATTTTCTTGGGTTTGAATCTTCTCTCTCCCAATTATCTCccaattattaaaaaagaaaaatcttaatAGATCTCAAGAATATTAAAGAATCTCTTGCTTAATtattactaatttttttaaaaaatttgtttttatttactaCACAAATGCATATAAGTAACATGTTGATGTCTtgttaaatattcaatttttatttatattgaaTAAAGatacattaatatttttttcacaattaaaaatacaatttaatcaataatagataaaaaattattacttttgcattttgatgaagaaaacaGTTATTTATTGAATGTAAATTTGAATGACTTTGGAAAATTTGAGTCACTTTGGTCGTTCTGGTGCAAGACTCGAATCACTTTGCTTATTTTAGTTCAATCATTCGCGTCGCACATGCTCTTGAAATTTGGTTACACGTGTAGTTAAAATCTCGAATCATCAGTTCCTCACTTATGCcgtttgtttttaaatttaaattgaattgaatttgaaCAAAGCATTTTGGTCAAGTCACATTTTACCAATTTGTGACATATCTctaattttactctttttttttaatataataaaagtaaaatccttttgaaaagcataaagatatatatatatatatatatataacaaacaAAACTTTACTGTGAAATTATCAAGcaacaataaagaaaaaactcACAGAgatcaaagaaacaaaaaatataaaaatgtatgTAGTTTGGTTGTATAGAACGTACGAAGTAGAATGGAGGTAGAAATCAAGGTGCAAATGAGTTCAAGAAGGTGATCACAATACAAGGTATTTCCACGCCATCGCTTCAGCTAGAAGAAGGACTAATTTTATTGAGAAAATCAAATGGGGGGATGATTTATATGATAAACCGCAGGATATTAAAGGTGTCATTGTAAGTCATTTCGAAAATCATTTTGTTGAGCGGGAAGTTCTTGAACTGCGAGACATGGAATGTCAGTTTAAGTCCCTTAAAGTGGAATCAATGAGGCTGCTCGAAAGACCTTTCTCAAAGGAGGAAGTGTGGGATACAATCCTTAGTTGCGATGGTGAGAAAGCACAGGGACCTGATGGATGTAGCATGGAATTTTTTAAGAAGCAGTGGGTGTAGTTAGGAAAGATGTGATGAATTACATGGCGGAATTTCACGAGAAATGAAGGTTGGGAAAGGCAGTCAACTCTTCTTTTATTACTCTGATTCCTAAAGTCCAAAGTCCTATAGATTTAAATGAATACTGACCAATAAGCTTGGTTGGATGTGTGTATAAAATTGTGACAAAAACACTGGCTAACAGAGTGAGAGAGGTGTTGGAAGAAATCATTGGTAGGAACCAGTTTGCTTTCATACAAGGTCGACAGATTTTAGACTGCTTGCTTATTGCGAATGAGGTGGTTGATGCGCTCAAAAAAGGGAACAGAGGACTGATGTTTAagattgattttgaaaaagcGTATGATTGTGTCAATTGGAATTTCCTTGATTTAATCATGAGGAAAATGGGGTTTGGTGATCAATGGAGGCTCTGGGTGAAAGAATATATCAGCTCAGTTATGGTATCGGTCCTTGTCAATGGATCCCTTAcgaaacaatttaaaattaaaagaggtCTACGTCAAGGATGCCCCCTATCTGCTTTCTTATTCACAACCACTGTGGAGGCACTAAACTGCAAGCTCAAAAGGGCTGAGACAAAGGGACTATGTAGGGGTGTGAAAATTGGGAAACGAGGTTTAAGAGAATTCGAAGAGTTGAGAGCTATGAagagaattttgaaatgtttTCAGAGTGTTTCTGGTCTGAAAATTAACTACCAAAAAAGTCAGTTGTTGGGTATCGGAATAAAAGAGCAATTGATCAATAAGTGGACAAGAATCATAAAATGCAGATTGGGGAGGCTCCCATCTACCTATCTTGGATTACAATTAGGCGTTAATCACAACACAATGGGCTTCTAGAATCCAGTCATCGAAAAGGTCAGGAGCAAACTGTCGAGCTGGAAGGTAGAGTCCTTGTCCATGGGAGGTCGGATAACTCTACTAAGATCAATCTTGGCAAATCTACCCAATTACTATATGTCTCTCTTTCATCTACCAAGCGGTgttaagaacaaaattgaacAATTGCAGAGAAAGTTTATGTGGGGTGACACGGAGGAAGAAAAGATAGTACATTATATTAAGTGGGAAATGGTCAACAACTACAGGGACTATGGAGGGATCGGAATTGGAGATTTGAGCATTCGAAATAGAGCCCTCCTCAATAAATGGATTTAGAGGTATGGTAACGAAAGAGGGAGTTTATGGAGAGAACTGATTGCTGATAAGACTAATAGTGATTCATCCATCCTAATGCCAAACATGAGAGTTAATAGAAACTTTTCATGCCActagaaaaaaattacttgTCCTCTGATTATATCTAACAAATTCATCTTGCAGGTAACCTCTAATGTTGGTTTATCTATAGGTAACGAAGAAAACATAATGTTTTTGATGGATGAGTGGATCGAAGGTCACATTCTTGCTGAAACGTTTCCTAGGATTTTTGCACTATCGACAAATAAAGCCAGTAAAGTGGCTGATTTTGGTAGATGGTCTGGGAATGTATGGATATGGGATATCCCTCTACGCAGGTGCCTCTTTGATTAGGAGAGGAGTCAATGGTACAGTCTCGAGGACATTTTGAAAGAGATTCAACTCAGCAAGGAAATGAAGGACGGCCTTGTCTGAAAAGGTGAATCTAGTGACAAGTACTCGACTAAATCGTTCTGTCGAATGCTTTCCAACGATGACAACGAGGAAAGAAAGATATGGAAAGATGTATGGGCTAGTATGGCACCACACCGAATAGAAGCGTTTGTTTGGCAACTTCTCCATGGAAAGATTGGTGTCAAAGTGGAATTGGCAGTTAGAGGGATATTTCATGAATCCTCTAACTTATGCGTTCTGTGCATCGTGGATAAGGAAACGTGCTGCCACCTCCTCACCAAATGCAATGAAACTTGGAAGATATGGGGTATGTGGTGTAAATTGTTTAACATCAGTTGGATAACCCCAGGGTTTGTTGTAACTTTCTTTGAGGCCTGGAACAATTGTCATGTTGGAAAGCACAATAGTAGACTATGGAAACTTGCTTATTTCACAATTGTTTGGACAATTTGGAAGAGCAGAAGCGAGGTGGtctttaaaaggaaaaagtggGATGACAAGGAATGTTGGGAGCTTGTCAAGTTCAGAATCGCCTCATGGGCCAATGCAAAATGGCCAAAGGATTATGGATCTATTTCTGATATATTCTTTAACCCCTCTGTAGGAAGTTATGTAAGAATGAAGCAAAAATAGGTAAGGAAAGAAGTTAAATGGTTTGCTCTAAAAAAGGGCTTTATGAAGTTCAATGTGGACAGCTCGGCAAAGGGTTATTTGGGACTAGCGGGGATTGTAGGAATAATGAAGAATGAGCTCGAGAAGGTCAAGATCAGCTTCTTTAAACTGATTGGCATCACTGACTCCTCTCAAGCTGAAATTATGGCTGTGAAAGAGGATGTTCAGATTTTTTCTGCTTTTAAATAGAAAGATAGCTGTCACCTGATTGTTGAAAGTAATGTGATCAATGTTGTTAACTGGATTCCAAAACGGGCTTTGGTGCCATGGAGATTGCGAAAATGggtaattttaattgaaaggaTCAAGGAACAGTTAGGGCCTTGGAAGATAACTCACACTTTGCAAGAAACAAACCAGGAGGCTGATACACTTTCCAAAAATGCAACGAATTTTGGCTCTAGAACATTGTGTATGTTTTAAATTGATGGGGGGCGGGATGATGTTAGGCAGAACTTTGATGATATGTGAGGATTGTCATGAATTTGTTCCCCCctctatttcttctttttttccatcTTAGAGGGCTGGAGTCTGGGAATAGGTTCTAGGGTTCTGCTATTCGGAGTAGGGGAGTTTGTGCTCTTATTTTTAAGGGAGTGTACatcttcttttttactttcttggGGAGCTTGGTAGTTCTTTTGTTTTGGATGATGCTCCAATTACTCAGGGGATTGAGTCTTGAATTGGGTACTCTGAGAAACAGAGATTTATCAGTCAAATCTCTGTTTCCCTTGTTACCTGGctgttttgttcttccttcaGGGTTGTGATGATTTGTCACACCCAGTTAATAATActcattattattaaaaaaaatagtttttttattattaaaaaattaaattataataaaatctctctttgatttttcaaacCAATTCAAAGACTTCTCTCACTAACCTTACGAGAACACTTGCTCACAACCTTCTAGTTTTAGTTAAGGTAAAACACAAATTTACAAGAACACTTGCTCAAGCCCATTCTAATTTCTGTTAAAGTAAAACACAAATATACAAAGTGTTTCCCTCTTTAATGCTCTTAAAACatactcaatttctaaaactTACAACAACACTTTTATAATGAGATTAAAACTTGACATGAGACAAGAAATTtctaaaaatcaataattctAAAACCCCTAACTTTTATTACTTGGATAGTTAAATAGGTAATTTGGTGAACTTAGGAAATACTTGATTTAGCTTGAATTCCCTAATTTCTAACTTTAGGAAACCATAAGTAAAAGATTTGAAGGGTTGTGAGAGGAATGGTATTGAATGGAGTCTTAAAAAGGTCATTTTATACAAGTCTGTATGAAAAGGGTCGATCCTTTAGCCTGAACGGTCAATTTCGAGTAGCCAAAATGAGCAATTTGCTCTCTAGAAGTTATGGGAATTGACCTTTTGTTTAAGGTGTCGACCCTAGAGCAATAGGGCAATATATGGGTGTTCTGTTTGGAGTTGGAATCGACCCCTATGCTTTAGGTGTTGATCCTAAAGCTATAGGGCAACAAAAGAGTATTTTGTTTAGGGTTGGGATCAACCCTTTTTGCTCAAGGTGTCGATCCTAGGCCATGtcagaaaaaaattcaacctTAGACCCCCCAAACTGTTGGGATTCAACCTCGTGTtcaaacatgaaattaatcatgatattaaaattataagatagcaaaaaaataaaattagcaTTTTATCAAAGAAACAGTCAAATCCCACaagatcaatgtttgtgttttttcatgtaattttcaaattaattataaacatttataagtttaagTATAACATgcgtcacgacccaaatttctgggccatgaccggcgcaaaggcccaataaacgtagtttattaagcccaagcaagcctatctatttgtcttactcatcattccatcaaatatcgctaagtcatatttcatacttttgaatcaaaataatgatataaattgccaactcgtactagcattactccttaaaaatttacatacaaagTCTGCAACATgaattctaataatttacattaagttgtTTATACATATCAAAAGGAGACTCGATGTCCAGCGGAGAAACtcgatgaatgtacagctactgaatgtcgagacacctaccaatagTTGAGTCTACAAgggcacctcgacctagttaccaactgcctcacgatctgaaaacatgaagttgaaaacggtgagtataaacccagtgaatgaacaaggaagggaacaagcaacaataagggagaatttaaaatcatgatgcacttgtctcaaaacaattcaatttagtttcattcatattaaaatccCCTCATTGAACCCTTAAATGatcaatcatttgaaaatcatgaatccatacgtaatgaaaaatttgaaaaaaaatgaaagcttcagtgatacgcaagcaagtcaaatgcGACAACAAATCTTCACTGCAGCAACGTTGGGATTTAAGTCATTAGCCGAActagggtttctcaactggtcgagggtttctcaTCAAACCTCCTCAATTTGAACttaaatcatttattccaTAATGTTAGAAGTCCATGCCcaaatatggtagcaaagaagtggaaaatagggcaacaATTTGACAAGATGGgagacaaaacagaatgtttttCCTGGCAgagagaatgaatctcgctgcagcgaaatttctACTCCAAGATAGAAACTTTCTCCTTGCAGTGAGATTGATTCTCGCCGTAGCAAGAATGCTATAGTATTTTCTCGCNNNNNNNNNNNNNNNNNNNNNNNNNNNNNNNNNNNNNNNNNNNNNNNNNNNNNNNNNNNNNNNNNNNNNNNNNNNNNNNNNNNNNNNNNNNNNNNNNNNNNNNNNNNNNNNNNNNNNNNNNNNNNNNNNNNNNNNNNNNNNNNNNNNNNNNNNNNNNNNNNNNNNNNNNNNNNNNNNNNNNNNNNNNNNNNNNNNNNNNNNNNNNNNNNNNNNNNNNNNNNNNNNNNNNNNNNNNNNNNNNNNNNNNNNNNNNNNNNNNNNNNNNNNNNNNNNNNNNNNNNNNNNNNNNNNNNNNNNNNNNNNNNNNNNNNNNNNNNNNNNNNNNNNNNNNNNNNNNNNNNNNNNNNNNNNNNNNNNNNNNNNNNNNNNNNNNNNNNNNNNNNNNNNNNNNNNNNNNNNNNNNNNNNNNNNNNNNNNNNNNNNNNNNNNNNNNNNNNNNNNNNNNNNNNNNNNNNNNNNNNNgcacatagccgagtcaatataattacacaacattatattcaagcatatatgtatatcaacataatgcagccacatagaaatccataataaccacatatcataacataaatcatttctcaagagcttgttcccaaggcattcattttcatgaaaaatcgtataaaatcattcaaacgtttgtcaaatatattatattcccaaaataagttttaaaggcagtccactcaccaaataattgtagagcctttagatgactccaattctcctaattgtccaaatgggatgatagCGCTTCcttaaaacctaggatcacgttaacataaacaatagatcaatttgcacactatgaactctaaaagctatctcttagctagttttcaattgccacattaaatggccatctatgttcactatctaaatcactaaaagtaatgaacatactcaacaataaaacagctcataaatcccaattactgGCCATTTTTTGTAGCTAAAAtcgagcttagttcatcacgtaccctagggctcctttgtagtcaaattctcttccaattgcttccaaatcaatgatgtaattttttctttctctctctaaaatgtccaactagtgagagataGTGCAGAATtgagatttatcaagggttttaaagtgagaggatgaaatagcacaagggtttGTGGAAGAgtacaccaaaagcatgaaaattggagctagagggagaaagttatggaagcttgaagaaaactcccaaggaaaattgaagaaacatgaaagaggagaaaagaagaagaagactagctattggaaattcaagaaggtgctggaaatttcaagatatttatagccaatcttatcctttcccttaaaattacgaaaatgcccctccaccaatttacttattctcctccaatcttttatgcaatctttttgctcttttaatactaggacaaggtccataatggtctagacatgttcgggttcataaaaacttaaaattttaactcgaggtgaaaaatgaccattttgcccttgttatgaaaattgttgaaacttctagttttcttcgtgttttcaccAGCACACATCCtttatgcagtcttatacctattttgaccttaaaatatcataaaactttcttctgggagcttattagagaaaatgacgaaactacccctggcttgtattattacatctatgcttagctACAAacctatagaggttggggtctcacaaCATGCCTTACTCTAAATATTGTAATCAATAGctaattaaatccaaaaggCTTGTGATGAAGCAAGAAACTTGAAAAGAGAATAagacaatttaaaatcttgcaactgaaatctttgcttcttcacttTTAGGATATGTCAAATCTTCAGTCCcccaagtgtttggcctctaaTAGTAATCCATACAGTGACCGaataagaccttctcaaaggtaaaatttttacttgtgctagcaagttttggttttagaaaacaaaatagatcAAAACAAGCTTAGCCAAATCTTATTTCTATCAAACAATGAAAACTattgttttttcttgtttttatgaaaCGGCTAAAAAGTGGGTGAaggcttagagttttagttgGCTAACATAGCATATTTATATCGCTACactaagttgtaaccctagatcaaacatttgtattttttttcaattaactccatatgaacttaattaattttccactttattttggtctatttcaattaaatctaacttaattaattatccttatttaatcttaATCATGTCAATTAATGTGcatgacccattaggcttcaacatgttggtaataaatataaatcataatcaaatatcaatttaataattgatttatatttatagatcatgagcaacatctagcaatacatcattaccacccaaatgttagagagtcaattaaaaaattagacGAAGCCCTTTAGTTATAAGCCTCTCAGTGCAATACAGTCCTTCCATCAAATATCTTGGATATATCATAAAGCATGGCTTAGTGTCTAGttatgacattccatattagttctcataattcatgactaactttatgaatttaggaaactaactttcctcaaattcatcatgctttggccaaagactttatacaagttaatctaaaattgagaacaagttagatacatcccctcatatcagttagggtgatgaatcctctctttATAATTCATCCACATTCGTATACTTCATCGCATATCCAAAAACACCCTATTTAGGTATCTAGTCACCTCCAAACCCATAAgtgtgaaatcaaagtatgtcattccccaTAAAAGATGACTTAGTGTCTCAAGTTCGAGGACTAGTTGCATGattatcacatgagaacatattccatagacacttgagtgaaataccaaatggagttctcatagtAGGttatgtttagtgaacttatTCTTTAACAGGCACCCacatgttatcctcaagtatcccatatacttcaatctatgagatcaattgcttacttcctaagtaaggaggcttaacatgtactaGTCTTtaagcattgtcaatgccctgccttgacaatacaatgaccaaaaataattttagaaacaTGGCTTTGATacatagtgatctcataattgtaacaactttacgattctcttgcaaggcttttatgttccatgggcttcatccaattagtacttaataactcttTGTTATTGCATTAACATGAAGACAACTTTATCACATTTAGTTCTGTGAttaaatatgcattaaatgacaatatgtATTCCTTGACTAATCCAATTGGCTCAAGGGCATATATGAACAATCTCTCACTTGCACTTGAGTCAATTGCTAATGTATTCAATATCGAACTCTTTCGCTTGGTGATTATGTCTTTACTAAGAAAACTCAAGTTGCAATATTTGggaatatgttaatttatatgtttgaCAATCTCCATTGCCATAATCGAAATACTAATTTAGATCACAATGAGACCTTGATTCCATTATTATGGCTCTTGTTGTtactttaaaaattcaaaagcatTTATTGGTTTATTAAACTAATGATCCAAATATCTCTCATTTTGCAATCTAAATAAAGGGATTTGTATACTATTATAGATATAATCATGCAGTTAGCCTTTGTTTTGGAACCATTCCAATGCAATTTCCCaatcataagtcattcatGATTGGTTATGGGATGAAATCCTTTCGAAGATTAGTTGATGCGATTAACTAGATTTGGAATGCTTTGTAATTCATCTCTTATGAATTCAATATGATAAtcaattgttatttaattCTAAGCAATCTTAATTTAGATCTAAGATTTCAATAAGAATGCTCATTGGCTAAATGTGTTCATAATCCTATTATGAATTCATTAAGTTAGGACTCAATTTGATTCAAGTCATCttattaattttctctttgattcataatcaaaagaaaaaaaatctcacaATGATCCTATCACTATGACTTAGTATTGATTATCATATACGCAAGGTTATACTTaaggataaataatttagaacaattccaaaataaaatgagatgtaatgtgaatatataaatatatataatctaaGCATCTCATGGtagcaaaatataaatctatgtttcctaaacataaaataaaatatttagccATAGGTCCAAAACTAAAAACATCTCATCTTGGCAATCATGCCATGAAAACATTCAatgttctaaaattatttattgttcc
This window encodes:
- the LOC18507060 gene encoding probable aquaporin TIP3-2, encoding MPPRRYAFGRSDEATHPDSMRATLAEFLSTLIFVFAGEGSILALDKMYKDASTTPAGLVMVALAHALSLFSGVAVSFNVSGGHVNPAVTFGALLGGRISFIRAVYYWVAQLLGAIVACLLLLVTAGMRPAGFTVASGVGELRGLVLEIVLTYGLVYTVYATAIDPKRGSLGTIAPLAIGLIVGANILVGGPFDGAAMNPARAFGPALVGWRWNNHWIYWVGPLLGGGLAGLIYEYMIIPAEPPHHTHQPLAPEDY